The following proteins come from a genomic window of Natrinema saccharevitans:
- a CDS encoding V-type ATP synthase subunit C — protein MSAGASNPEYVNARVRSRRASLFSDEDYRKLIRMGPSEIARFMEETEYEREINELGARFSGVDLIEYALNRNLAKHFEDLIDWADGRLYDLIARYLRKFDVWNLKTIIRGIYTDTAPEDIRTDLIRAGELEERTIDRLLETDDIEDAIEVLYGTIYYEPLTVAYEEFEETGALVPLENALDREFYENLLADVSGGPGDEPQEGPEAKYIEFLQAELDFRNARNALRLARSGADLDPATYYIDGGVLFDESELSRLVGDYDALVDHIAENRRYGDRLSAALGQLREADSLIQFEHALDAALLEYADTLSSIYPASVSAVLSYILAKEREVENIRAIARGREVGLDENEIEEELVIL, from the coding sequence GTGAGCGCAGGTGCCTCGAATCCGGAATACGTGAACGCTCGCGTTCGGTCGCGCCGAGCCTCGCTGTTCTCGGACGAAGACTACCGCAAGCTGATCCGGATGGGGCCGAGCGAGATCGCACGGTTCATGGAGGAGACCGAGTACGAACGCGAGATCAACGAACTCGGCGCGCGGTTCTCGGGCGTCGACCTGATCGAGTACGCGCTGAACCGCAACCTCGCGAAGCACTTCGAAGACCTGATCGACTGGGCCGACGGTCGCCTCTATGACCTCATCGCCCGCTACCTGCGGAAGTTCGACGTCTGGAACCTGAAGACGATCATTCGCGGGATCTACACCGACACCGCCCCCGAGGACATCCGGACCGACCTCATCCGCGCCGGCGAACTCGAGGAGCGGACGATCGATCGGCTCCTCGAGACCGACGACATCGAGGACGCGATCGAAGTGCTGTACGGGACGATCTACTACGAGCCGCTGACCGTCGCTTACGAGGAGTTCGAGGAGACCGGCGCGCTCGTCCCCCTCGAGAACGCCCTCGATCGGGAGTTCTACGAGAACCTGTTGGCGGACGTCTCGGGCGGCCCGGGCGACGAGCCACAGGAGGGACCGGAAGCGAAGTACATCGAGTTCCTGCAGGCCGAGCTCGACTTCCGGAACGCCCGGAACGCGCTGCGACTCGCCCGCAGCGGTGCCGATCTCGACCCCGCGACCTACTACATCGACGGCGGCGTCCTGTTCGACGAGTCGGAACTGAGCCGACTGGTCGGCGATTACGACGCGCTGGTCGATCACATCGCCGAGAACCGTCGCTACGGTGACCGACTCTCCGCGGCGCTCGGGCAGCTCCGCGAGGCTGACAGCCTTATCCAGTTCGAACACGCACTAGACGCTGCGTTGCTCGAGTACGCCGATACGCTCTCGAGCATCTATCCGGCCTCGGTATCGGCCGTGTTGTCGTACATCCTCGCGAAGGAACGGGAGGTCGAGAACATCCGCGCGATCGCGCGTGGTCGCGAGGTCGGACTCGACGAGAACGAGATCGAAGAGGAGCTGGTGATCCTATGA
- a CDS encoding V-type ATP synthase subunit E, with the protein MSLDTVVKDIREEANARAEDIRSEGETRAEEIESAAEEDAEEIRADAEAEVEREIDQLREQRLSSAKLEAKQKRLEARRDVLGEVREAVEDELAALEGDVREELTRDLLEAASEEFDEGDDVNVYGRADDEGLLESIVADYDGYAYAGEVDCLGGVVVESDQSRVRVNNTFDSVLEDVWEDNLQGISNRLFEQ; encoded by the coding sequence ATGAGTTTGGACACAGTCGTCAAAGACATTCGAGAAGAGGCCAACGCGCGTGCGGAGGACATCCGCAGTGAGGGCGAGACGCGCGCCGAGGAGATCGAATCGGCGGCCGAGGAAGACGCCGAGGAGATCCGCGCCGATGCGGAAGCCGAGGTCGAACGCGAGATCGACCAGCTCCGCGAACAGCGCCTCTCCAGTGCGAAGCTGGAGGCGAAACAGAAGCGTCTGGAGGCCCGCCGCGACGTCCTCGGGGAAGTCCGCGAGGCCGTCGAGGACGAACTCGCCGCCCTCGAGGGAGACGTCCGCGAGGAACTCACTCGCGACCTGCTCGAGGCCGCGAGCGAGGAGTTCGACGAGGGCGACGACGTCAACGTCTACGGTCGCGCCGACGACGAGGGGTTACTCGAGTCGATCGTCGCGGACTACGACGGCTACGCCTACGCCGGCGAGGTCGACTGTCTCGGCGGCGTCGTCGTCGAGAGCGACCAGTCCCGGGTCCGGGTCAACAACACGTTCGACTCGGTCCTGGAAGACGTCTGGGAAGACAACCTCCAGGGGATCAGCAACCGACTCTTCGAGCAATGA
- a CDS encoding V-type ATP synthase subunit I has translation MLRPERMSKVSVTGSRAVMAPVIETVHDLNLVHLSDYDGSWEGFDNGNPIEGADRASEKLVTVRALESTLELSADEAEPGRLDEGWEDRLEEVRTRVNELDDRRGEITDELRQVNEKIDRVAPFAELGIDLDLLSGYESVDVAVVEGPVGAIEDAVAASDDVRAFETFTGGDVVAIVAAPTADADDAPIDDALVGVDVTRHSVPETEQSPEAYVADLEDEKAGLEGRLEEIDAELEAIKREEAGFLLRAEEELTVEVQQAEAPLQFATTDRAFVAEGWIPTDEYDRLVAALDDAVGDSVEIEELERADYDRHGAHSHTEDVQEGAPSAADEDDAAADADDQQQKAVTDGGSTVTMGDEPPTIQDNPGPAKPFELLVQAVNRPKYSELDPTVFLFLTFPAFFGFMIGDAGYGILYIAIGAYMATQFDSKGITSLGGVAIWAGLFTTLFGFVYGEIFGLHILGEVVWHDLFSVELLPLNKGLEPAAGDFALGWMVVSVLAGIVHLNIGYILDFYENLSHGFKDALFHSGSWILMINGIWVWIFSAQAEGSKPDFLFTTFASDGPFPIGFTGFPEWVLVTVPGIEFPLSAPLLVFLIGLVMLIVSEPVEAVESLDVVVNVFSYTRMGAVLLAKAGMAFVVNLLFFGAYEDPDGEFHFLRNHEPSYVAEHYGEGAEVIFNGLMHSGTAALLGGLVILVLGHIVVLVLGVTSAGLQGVRLEYVEFFNKFYEGGGENYEPFGTDRDHIED, from the coding sequence ATGCTCAGACCTGAGCGGATGAGCAAGGTCTCGGTGACCGGATCCAGAGCCGTCATGGCTCCGGTCATCGAGACGGTCCACGACCTGAATCTGGTCCATCTCTCGGACTACGACGGCTCGTGGGAGGGGTTCGACAACGGGAACCCCATCGAGGGAGCCGACCGGGCCTCCGAGAAGCTCGTGACCGTCCGGGCCCTCGAGAGTACCCTCGAGCTATCGGCCGACGAGGCCGAGCCGGGGCGACTCGACGAGGGCTGGGAGGATCGGCTCGAGGAGGTCCGAACGCGGGTCAACGAACTCGACGACCGACGCGGCGAGATCACCGACGAACTGCGGCAGGTCAACGAGAAGATCGACCGCGTCGCGCCCTTCGCCGAGCTCGGGATCGACCTCGACCTGCTGTCGGGGTACGAGTCGGTCGACGTGGCCGTCGTCGAAGGCCCCGTCGGTGCGATCGAGGACGCCGTCGCGGCGTCCGACGACGTCCGGGCGTTCGAGACGTTCACCGGCGGAGACGTCGTGGCGATCGTCGCCGCGCCGACCGCGGACGCCGACGACGCGCCGATCGACGACGCCCTGGTCGGCGTCGACGTCACGCGCCACTCGGTGCCCGAGACCGAACAGAGTCCCGAGGCGTACGTCGCCGACCTCGAGGACGAAAAGGCCGGTCTCGAGGGTCGACTCGAGGAGATCGACGCGGAACTCGAAGCGATCAAGCGGGAGGAGGCCGGCTTCCTCCTGCGGGCCGAAGAGGAGCTGACGGTCGAGGTTCAGCAGGCGGAAGCGCCGCTGCAGTTCGCGACGACCGATCGCGCCTTCGTCGCGGAGGGCTGGATCCCGACCGACGAGTACGATCGACTCGTCGCCGCGCTGGACGACGCCGTCGGCGACAGCGTCGAGATCGAAGAACTCGAGCGGGCGGACTACGACCGCCACGGCGCACACAGCCACACCGAAGACGTTCAGGAGGGTGCGCCGTCGGCAGCGGACGAAGACGACGCAGCCGCCGACGCGGACGACCAACAACAGAAGGCGGTCACGGACGGCGGCTCGACGGTCACGATGGGCGACGAGCCGCCGACGATACAGGACAACCCGGGTCCGGCCAAGCCGTTCGAACTGCTCGTGCAGGCGGTCAACCGGCCGAAGTACAGCGAGCTGGATCCGACAGTCTTCCTGTTCCTGACGTTCCCGGCGTTCTTCGGGTTCATGATCGGAGACGCCGGCTACGGGATCCTGTACATCGCCATCGGCGCGTACATGGCGACCCAGTTCGACAGCAAGGGGATCACCAGTCTCGGCGGCGTCGCCATCTGGGCGGGGCTGTTCACGACCCTCTTCGGGTTCGTGTACGGCGAGATATTCGGCCTGCACATCCTCGGCGAGGTCGTCTGGCACGACCTGTTCAGCGTCGAGCTGTTGCCGCTGAACAAGGGCCTCGAGCCGGCTGCGGGTGACTTCGCGCTCGGCTGGATGGTCGTGAGCGTGCTGGCCGGGATCGTCCACCTGAACATCGGGTACATCCTGGACTTCTACGAGAATCTCAGCCACGGATTCAAGGACGCCCTCTTCCACAGCGGCTCCTGGATCCTCATGATCAACGGGATCTGGGTCTGGATCTTCTCGGCCCAGGCCGAGGGCTCGAAGCCCGACTTCCTGTTCACGACGTTCGCCAGCGACGGGCCGTTCCCGATCGGCTTCACCGGGTTCCCCGAGTGGGTTCTCGTTACCGTTCCCGGGATCGAGTTCCCGCTGTCGGCTCCGCTGCTGGTCTTCCTGATCGGGCTCGTCATGCTGATCGTCAGCGAACCCGTCGAGGCAGTCGAATCGCTCGACGTCGTCGTGAACGTCTTCTCGTACACCCGGATGGGGGCAGTGTTGCTCGCGAAGGCCGGCATGGCCTTCGTCGTCAACCTGCTGTTCTTCGGGGCCTACGAGGACCCCGACGGCGAGTTCCACTTCCTTCGGAATCACGAACCGAGCTACGTCGCCGAACACTACGGCGAGGGTGCCGAGGTCATCTTCAACGGCCTCATGCACTCGGGGACCGCGGCCCTGCTCGGTGGACTCGTTATTCTCGTACTCGGACACATCGTCGTGTTAGTTCTTGGCGTGACAAGCGCCGGCTTACAGGGCGTACGCCTCGAGTACGTCGAATTCTTTAACAAGTTTTATGAAGGCGGTGGGGAGAACTACGAACCGTTCGGAACCGATCGAGATCACATCGAGGACTAA
- the ahaH gene encoding ATP synthase archaeal subunit H: MPRPEVLERIKSAEEEADEIVALAANDRDERIAEARERAEEIRTKAEQEAQELRERRLEEAREEIDAECEQVLEEGEQEREELAERARERVDEVTDHVVELFQEDVHAQT; the protein is encoded by the coding sequence ATGCCGAGGCCAGAGGTTCTCGAACGAATTAAGTCGGCGGAAGAGGAGGCCGACGAGATCGTCGCATTGGCAGCAAACGACCGCGACGAGCGAATAGCCGAGGCCCGGGAACGTGCCGAGGAGATTCGCACGAAAGCGGAACAGGAGGCCCAGGAGTTGCGGGAGCGCCGCCTGGAGGAAGCTCGCGAGGAGATCGATGCGGAGTGTGAGCAGGTCCTCGAAGAAGGCGAACAGGAGCGCGAGGAACTCGCCGAGCGCGCCCGGGAGCGGGTCGACGAAGTGACAGACCACGTCGTCGAACTGTTCCAGGAGGACGTCCATGCTCAGACCTGA
- a CDS encoding methyltransferase domain-containing protein produces the protein MGLLENKARARLFYKYLSRVYDQVNPFVWTEEMRAEALSLLELEADMTVLDVGCGTGFATEGLLEHVDEVYALDQSEHQLEQAYEKFGKRGPPVHFHRGDAERLPFATDTFDVVWSSGSIEYWPNPILALREFRRVLKPGGQVLVVGPNYPDNVVSQLLADSIMLFYDEYEADRMFKTAGFENVKHAFMGPSYEPDVAITTIGRAPE, from the coding sequence ATGGGACTTCTCGAGAACAAGGCCCGCGCTCGACTGTTCTATAAGTACCTCTCGCGGGTCTACGATCAGGTCAACCCGTTCGTCTGGACCGAAGAGATGCGCGCCGAGGCCCTGTCCCTGCTCGAGTTAGAGGCCGACATGACGGTACTCGACGTCGGCTGTGGCACCGGGTTCGCCACCGAGGGACTGCTCGAACACGTCGACGAGGTGTACGCGCTCGACCAGAGCGAACACCAGCTCGAACAGGCCTACGAGAAGTTCGGCAAACGCGGCCCGCCGGTCCACTTCCACCGCGGCGACGCCGAACGGTTGCCCTTTGCGACTGACACGTTCGACGTCGTCTGGTCGTCGGGTTCGATCGAGTACTGGCCGAACCCGATCCTCGCGCTCCGGGAGTTCCGCCGCGTCCTCAAACCCGGCGGACAGGTGCTGGTCGTCGGTCCGAACTACCCCGACAACGTCGTCAGTCAACTGCTCGCCGACTCGATCATGCTCTTTTACGACGAGTACGAGGCCGACCGGATGTTCAAAACTGCCGGCTTCGAGAACGTGAAACACGCCTTCATGGGGCCGTCCTACGAACCCGACGTCGCGATCACGACGATCGGTCGCGCGCCCGAGTAG
- a CDS encoding type IV pilin, with translation MRTLRGRRVRGQPEAEGRRGISPVLGVLTLLTLTVCLAGVLVVGVGAWSIASPRPTATFDLAANGSASTLDIEHVAGDPIDVDELSVTIAIDGRELDDQPPVPFVGASGFDGMPSGPFNAEAESEWTSGERAGLSLATTNQPELSPGDSVTVTLAVDDRQIATLETSAT, from the coding sequence ATGCGTACACTACGAGGCCGTCGGGTTCGAGGACAGCCGGAAGCGGAGGGTCGACGCGGTATCAGCCCGGTTCTCGGCGTCCTCACGCTCCTCACTTTGACCGTCTGTCTGGCGGGGGTCCTCGTCGTCGGCGTCGGGGCGTGGTCGATCGCGTCCCCGAGGCCGACGGCGACGTTCGACCTCGCGGCGAACGGGTCGGCGTCGACGCTCGACATCGAACACGTCGCCGGCGACCCGATCGACGTTGACGAACTGTCGGTGACGATCGCGATCGACGGGCGGGAACTCGACGACCAGCCGCCAGTGCCGTTCGTCGGTGCGAGCGGGTTCGATGGCATGCCGTCGGGACCGTTCAACGCCGAGGCGGAGTCCGAGTGGACGAGTGGCGAACGGGCCGGCCTCTCGCTCGCGACGACGAACCAGCCGGAGCTTTCGCCGGGCGATTCCGTTACCGTCACGCTCGCTGTCGACGACCGGCAGATAGCCACTCTCGAGACGTCGGCGACGTGA
- a CDS encoding DUF7096 domain-containing protein, producing the protein MNEATSALLAVLLVLAVPATVATAATADGDSYALQREPALQSPTELENTTNRLELSGEIRSEHAGYSGGLGTELASADDELRVDHTQYAVVDDGFEAASADERTAMIQAAYDRLTDRIDDLEERERRAVREHAAGDRSSTALLRTLVRNQHEAEVLSEHIAVLEDRADRVPGYSLSSGQVRATYKALEKHQTPLRSNLEQQVTTAGDEVVVSTSQSGYSVAMIDGSQYVVETTRFDARGETDRNRFDDGEAYDHVSELYPWASEFGPHFQDNSPDYYWAEMAHDQGRLEFYFDGDTGDVYHEIQVLSTDSLPVTDGGTWSEDGLEMTINETPANGPIEVQVTDSESGEPVDATVTADGAELGSTGEDGALWLVPPADGYDLAVESNDRTVNATITVD; encoded by the coding sequence ATGAACGAGGCGACATCGGCCCTTCTCGCCGTGCTTCTCGTCCTCGCAGTGCCCGCGACGGTGGCCACAGCGGCGACCGCTGACGGCGACTCCTACGCCCTCCAACGGGAGCCGGCGCTCCAATCGCCGACCGAGCTCGAGAACACGACGAACCGCCTCGAACTCTCGGGCGAGATCAGAAGCGAACACGCCGGGTACAGCGGCGGGCTCGGTACCGAACTCGCGAGCGCGGACGACGAGCTTCGGGTCGATCACACGCAGTACGCGGTCGTCGACGACGGGTTCGAAGCTGCGAGCGCTGACGAACGAACGGCGATGATTCAGGCGGCGTACGATCGGCTCACCGACCGCATCGACGACCTCGAAGAACGCGAGCGGCGGGCGGTGAGAGAGCACGCCGCCGGCGATCGCTCGTCGACGGCACTGCTACGGACGTTGGTACGGAACCAGCACGAAGCGGAGGTCCTCTCGGAACACATCGCCGTGCTGGAGGACCGCGCAGATCGGGTGCCCGGGTATTCCCTGTCATCGGGCCAGGTTCGGGCGACGTACAAGGCCCTCGAGAAGCACCAGACGCCCCTCCGATCGAACCTCGAGCAGCAGGTCACGACGGCGGGTGACGAGGTCGTCGTCTCGACCTCGCAGAGCGGATACAGCGTCGCGATGATAGACGGGAGCCAGTACGTCGTCGAAACAACCCGGTTCGATGCGCGCGGCGAAACGGACCGAAACCGGTTCGACGACGGCGAGGCGTACGACCACGTCTCCGAACTCTACCCGTGGGCGAGCGAGTTCGGCCCTCACTTCCAGGACAACAGCCCCGACTACTACTGGGCGGAGATGGCCCATGATCAGGGTCGCCTCGAGTTCTATTTCGACGGCGATACCGGAGACGTCTACCATGAGATACAAGTGCTGTCGACCGACTCGCTTCCCGTGACCGACGGCGGCACGTGGTCGGAGGACGGCCTCGAGATGACGATCAACGAGACGCCGGCCAACGGGCCGATCGAGGTCCAGGTGACCGACTCGGAGAGCGGCGAACCCGTCGACGCGACGGTCACCGCCGACGGTGCCGAACTCGGATCGACGGGCGAAGACGGAGCGCTGTGGCTCGTTCCACCAGCCGACGGGTACGACCTAGCGGTCGAGTCGAACGACAGAACGGTCAACGCTACGATCACCGTCGACTGA
- a CDS encoding helix-turn-helix transcriptional regulator, producing MRISTAAAVALTVLLAMASFGAVAAMPPADRSPSASSHSFQSDERPPSVSSTQESPPPLESPEPGQVVRVRITDDGDARWSVETRFLITNETEADLFREYGGAIVSGRRAAPYDPRLFQRYAADASESTGREMSIENAGWDDQRIERAETDAESESGSDARIGIVSYSFTWTNFAEIDGDRMYAGDTVPVIGTLSEDQRLVVDPPENYGFVDAPTGTDDGALVWDGPHTFRSEGLEITMLRGAGAGGGDPPLLSGTGWLLVALVALLVGVSGYLVVRRDDVHVPRSPDRLAALVESVDVSNPFDRDKSDVAATDGNGGTDPASPTAATDDPDAEPDTHLEYDERSSDDAVDPELLSDEERVLRLLKQNGGRMKQASIVSETGWSNAKVSQLLSQMDDDDEIDKLRIGRENLITLPGVDPTELD from the coding sequence ATGCGGATTTCCACTGCCGCTGCGGTCGCCCTCACAGTCCTCCTCGCGATGGCCAGTTTCGGGGCAGTGGCTGCGATGCCGCCCGCCGATCGGTCCCCGTCAGCGTCGTCCCACTCGTTTCAGTCGGACGAACGCCCTCCGTCAGTCTCGTCGACGCAGGAGTCGCCCCCACCCCTCGAGAGTCCCGAACCCGGACAGGTCGTCCGGGTTCGGATCACCGACGACGGAGACGCGAGGTGGTCCGTCGAGACTCGATTTCTGATCACTAACGAGACGGAGGCCGATCTCTTCCGCGAATACGGCGGTGCGATCGTGTCCGGCCGGCGAGCGGCCCCGTACGATCCGCGACTGTTCCAACGGTACGCGGCCGACGCGTCGGAGTCGACCGGCCGCGAGATGTCGATCGAGAACGCCGGCTGGGACGATCAGCGGATCGAACGGGCCGAAACGGACGCGGAGTCCGAGAGCGGTTCCGACGCCCGAATCGGTATCGTCTCGTACTCGTTCACCTGGACGAACTTCGCCGAGATCGACGGCGACCGGATGTACGCCGGCGATACAGTCCCCGTTATCGGGACACTGTCGGAGGACCAGCGTCTCGTCGTCGACCCGCCGGAGAACTACGGCTTCGTGGACGCCCCGACCGGAACGGACGACGGAGCGCTCGTCTGGGACGGGCCGCACACGTTCCGGAGCGAGGGACTCGAGATCACCATGCTCCGCGGGGCCGGCGCCGGCGGCGGCGATCCCCCACTGCTCTCCGGGACAGGATGGCTGCTCGTCGCGCTCGTCGCGCTACTCGTCGGCGTAAGCGGGTACCTCGTTGTCCGACGGGACGACGTACACGTCCCGCGGTCGCCCGACAGGCTCGCGGCGCTCGTCGAATCGGTCGACGTTTCGAACCCGTTCGACCGCGACAAGTCCGACGTGGCCGCCACCGACGGGAACGGTGGAACCGACCCGGCGTCGCCGACGGCCGCGACCGACGATCCCGATGCCGAGCCCGACACGCACCTCGAGTACGACGAGCGGTCGTCCGACGACGCGGTCGATCCCGAACTGCTGAGCGACGAGGAGCGCGTCCTCCGCTTGCTCAAACAAAACGGCGGCCGGATGAAGCAGGCCTCGATCGTCTCGGAGACCGGCTGGTCGAACGCCAAGGTCTCCCAACTCCTCTCGCAGATGGACGACGACGACGAGATAGATAAACTCCGGATCGGTCGGGAGAACCTCATCACGCTACCGGGCGTCGATCCGACCGAACTCGACTGA
- a CDS encoding radical SAM protein: protein MISKGCEQCAKGGKMVLFVYGYCDQRDCFYCPLGENRKNVTDVYANERLVESDEDVLTEAHRMDALGTSITGGEPQEALGRTCHYLELLEDEFGEDHHTHLYTGITGGRENMRRLSEAGLDEIRFHPPYEQWGDLHGTEWEEILYTAREEGLTPAFEIPGIRPEEEFLELIDEGAAEFCNVNEFEMSDGNYRRMQEQGYELKDDHMSAVDGSREEILDVMGDHEKVYFCTSVFKDAAQHRRRLKRMARNIRREFDDVTDDGTLVYGKTYADPEEFEALGVPEEFYTVKSDHVEVAWWLLEEMIEEGDLEDGEIVEQYPTYDGQVVERTPLA from the coding sequence ATGATCTCGAAGGGCTGTGAGCAGTGCGCGAAAGGCGGCAAGATGGTGCTGTTCGTCTACGGTTACTGCGACCAGCGCGACTGCTTTTACTGCCCGCTCGGCGAGAACCGGAAGAACGTCACCGACGTCTACGCCAACGAGCGACTCGTCGAGAGCGACGAGGACGTCCTGACCGAGGCCCATCGGATGGACGCCCTCGGGACGTCGATTACCGGCGGCGAACCCCAAGAGGCACTGGGCCGGACCTGCCACTATCTCGAGTTGCTCGAAGACGAGTTCGGCGAGGATCACCACACCCACCTCTACACCGGCATCACCGGCGGCCGGGAGAACATGCGCCGCCTCTCCGAGGCCGGCCTCGACGAGATTCGGTTCCACCCACCGTACGAACAGTGGGGCGATCTCCACGGCACCGAGTGGGAGGAGATCCTCTACACCGCCCGCGAAGAGGGGTTAACTCCCGCGTTCGAAATCCCAGGCATCCGCCCCGAGGAGGAGTTCCTCGAACTGATCGACGAGGGGGCGGCCGAGTTCTGTAACGTCAACGAGTTCGAGATGAGCGACGGGAACTACCGCCGGATGCAGGAACAAGGCTACGAACTCAAAGACGACCACATGAGCGCCGTCGACGGCTCCCGCGAGGAGATCCTCGACGTCATGGGTGATCACGAGAAGGTCTACTTCTGTACGTCCGTGTTCAAAGACGCCGCCCAACATCGCCGCCGCCTCAAACGCATGGCCCGCAACATCCGCCGCGAGTTCGACGACGTCACCGACGACGGCACCCTCGTCTACGGGAAGACCTACGCCGATCCCGAGGAGTTCGAGGCGCTTGGCGTCCCCGAGGAGTTCTACACCGTCAAGAGCGACCACGTCGAGGTCGCCTGGTGGCTTCTCGAGGAGATGATCGAGGAGGGGGACCTCGAGGACGGCGAAATCGTCGAGCAGTATCCGACCTACGACGGACAAGTAGTCGAGCGGACGCCGCTGGCGTAA
- a CDS encoding hybrid sensor histidine kinase/response regulator produces the protein MSPGIRVLCVDADPQYRELTATVLERRNDEIDVTTAANGRDALAVFDGASDGPGRPIDCVVSDYELPDTDGLELFAAVRERDPAVPFVLFTGTEPDEIASEAISAGVTDYRRKWSGTAQYTVLANRIENAVVNRRAERVRRESERQLERYRTPVGNDRILELVPTALFTLDADAVIDWCNDEFADPFLEERTELIGTPFPALIDRGYYGESVTTKYVEEVRDLLSSATDRERAKYQVRFQSPDGEERIHDVHTRLLPLDSGEFTGTIHAIRDVTRRRRYRRELERQNERLAEFATLVSHDLRNPLNVAQGNLDFIEGEAEDHRVEKLQRSLARIEELIDGLLQLARQGKAIGDEERFPLAATVRAAWATVDTGDARLEIETDLELYGDETRVRSLLENLFRNTVEHGSTSPASHAQQDAVEQGCDDDRLTVTVGPLERKSQSTGSGDRFDGFYVEDTGAGLPADRESLFEFGHTTAAEGTGFGLAIVEGIAEAHGWTVAACDGDDGGARFEFRDVAVPTDGTKSARST, from the coding sequence ATGTCCCCGGGGATCCGCGTCCTCTGTGTCGATGCCGACCCCCAATACCGCGAGCTGACCGCCACCGTTCTCGAGCGACGGAACGACGAGATCGACGTGACGACCGCGGCCAACGGCCGCGACGCGCTGGCGGTTTTCGACGGCGCGAGCGACGGTCCCGGCCGACCGATCGACTGCGTCGTCAGCGACTACGAGCTGCCGGACACGGACGGCCTCGAGCTGTTCGCGGCGGTACGGGAGCGCGATCCGGCAGTCCCGTTCGTCCTCTTCACCGGAACGGAGCCCGACGAGATTGCGAGCGAGGCGATCTCGGCCGGCGTTACCGACTATCGCCGAAAGTGGTCGGGAACCGCTCAGTACACGGTACTCGCAAACCGGATCGAGAACGCCGTCGTGAACCGCCGTGCCGAACGGGTTCGCCGCGAGAGCGAACGGCAACTCGAGCGATACCGGACCCCCGTCGGGAACGATCGAATCCTCGAACTCGTACCGACCGCGCTGTTCACCCTCGACGCGGACGCCGTCATCGACTGGTGTAACGACGAGTTCGCCGACCCCTTCCTCGAGGAGCGAACGGAACTGATCGGAACGCCGTTTCCGGCCCTCATCGATCGCGGCTACTACGGCGAGTCGGTAACGACCAAGTACGTCGAGGAAGTCCGCGATCTGCTCTCCTCGGCGACTGACCGCGAGCGGGCGAAGTATCAGGTTCGGTTTCAGTCGCCGGACGGGGAGGAGCGGATCCACGACGTCCACACCAGACTTCTGCCGCTCGATAGTGGAGAGTTCACCGGGACGATACACGCGATTCGGGACGTCACGCGCCGGCGACGCTACCGACGCGAACTCGAGCGCCAGAACGAGCGGTTAGCGGAGTTCGCGACCCTCGTCAGTCACGACCTGCGGAACCCGCTGAACGTCGCACAGGGCAATCTCGATTTCATCGAGGGAGAGGCCGAGGACCACCGCGTCGAGAAATTGCAGCGGTCGCTCGCCCGGATCGAGGAACTCATCGATGGACTCCTCCAGCTGGCCCGGCAGGGGAAAGCGATCGGCGACGAGGAGCGGTTTCCGCTCGCGGCCACGGTCCGAGCGGCCTGGGCGACCGTCGACACCGGCGACGCCCGCCTCGAGATCGAAACCGACCTCGAACTGTACGGCGACGAGACCCGTGTTCGATCGCTGCTCGAGAACCTCTTTCGAAACACCGTCGAACACGGCTCGACGAGCCCTGCTTCGCACGCGCAGCAGGACGCCGTCGAACAGGGGTGCGACGACGATCGCCTGACCGTCACCGTCGGGCCGCTCGAGCGAAAGTCCCAGTCTACCGGCAGCGGCGACCGCTTCGACGGCTTCTACGTCGAGGATACGGGCGCGGGGCTGCCGGCGGATCGCGAATCGTTGTTCGAATTCGGTCACACGACCGCGGCGGAGGGGACCGGGTTCGGGCTGGCGATCGTCGAGGGGATCGCCGAGGCCCACGGCTGGACCGTCGCCGCGTGCGACGGCGACGACGGCGGTGCGCGGTTCGAGTTCCGGGACGTCGCCGTTCCGACCGACGGGACGAAATCGGCGCGATCGACGTAG